One Fuerstiella marisgermanici DNA window includes the following coding sequences:
- a CDS encoding vitamin K epoxide reductase family protein: protein MTTFFHAPVSQAPSPWFSGAERPRSSQRLGTESSGSGVHSDVAMGRNTVWMLRIAALAAMVVSAYLGWVTATSGSVAGCGSNGVFDCSHVMTSRWSKVLGLPVSVPSLLLYTLVLTLLSVPRHVSKRVDGLRWPAITFAAFSAGLAAVWFIGLQLFSVEHLCPYCLAVHTCGLLLAAVMVVKRPAGQKMTYISAAAGMVAVGALVTTQLLTPPPEKFEIIEYNSPAVIPPSSSDADAIQQQTPELFEAPISQTQETESVTDLQLAVLSLISPAQYLTSQVTVPGEQKSASPEKPKASNKTELRTATILNDVQLDISKWPLIGSPDAEFVFVEMLDYTCPHCRQTHATVHAALKQYNKRIGVIVLPVPLNTACNPHVQTTAAIHNDACKLAHLAIAVWHLQPGKFDAFHHWLMTTPVNYPAAFAKASTLVGQDELKKELNTDIPAAYIAKNMKLYERARKGVIPKLLFPSSSIVGAVTTPERLIEIIKQQFPM, encoded by the coding sequence ATGACCACATTCTTTCACGCCCCTGTTTCACAGGCTCCCAGCCCCTGGTTTTCCGGAGCGGAAAGACCACGCTCCAGCCAACGGCTTGGAACTGAATCCAGTGGATCAGGCGTGCATTCCGACGTCGCGATGGGACGCAACACGGTCTGGATGCTGAGAATAGCGGCGCTGGCGGCAATGGTGGTCAGTGCGTATCTCGGCTGGGTCACAGCGACGTCTGGTTCTGTCGCTGGTTGCGGAAGCAATGGAGTGTTCGACTGCAGCCACGTGATGACAAGCCGTTGGTCAAAGGTGCTCGGTTTACCCGTCAGCGTGCCGTCACTATTGCTGTACACACTCGTCCTCACGCTGTTGAGTGTCCCACGACATGTATCAAAGCGAGTCGATGGTCTGCGATGGCCCGCCATCACATTCGCCGCGTTTTCGGCTGGGCTTGCTGCGGTGTGGTTTATCGGACTGCAGTTGTTTTCGGTGGAACACCTTTGCCCTTACTGCCTGGCTGTTCACACTTGCGGCTTGCTACTGGCTGCAGTGATGGTAGTGAAGCGACCGGCTGGCCAGAAAATGACATATATTTCGGCTGCGGCTGGCATGGTCGCAGTGGGCGCCCTCGTGACGACGCAACTGCTGACGCCACCGCCGGAAAAATTCGAAATCATCGAGTACAACAGCCCTGCAGTCATCCCTCCTAGTAGTTCAGACGCTGACGCAATTCAACAGCAAACGCCGGAACTGTTCGAAGCGCCAATCAGCCAGACACAAGAAACAGAATCAGTCACTGATCTGCAGTTGGCAGTGCTAAGCCTGATCAGCCCGGCACAGTACCTTACGAGTCAGGTGACCGTTCCCGGCGAACAAAAATCAGCGTCCCCCGAGAAGCCCAAAGCTTCTAACAAGACAGAACTACGAACGGCCACGATCCTGAACGACGTTCAGCTGGACATCTCCAAATGGCCGCTGATCGGTAGCCCCGACGCTGAATTCGTGTTTGTAGAAATGCTGGACTACACGTGTCCTCACTGTCGACAAACACACGCGACGGTGCACGCAGCATTGAAACAATACAATAAGCGAATTGGCGTAATCGTGCTGCCAGTCCCACTGAACACCGCCTGCAACCCTCACGTCCAGACGACGGCGGCGATCCATAATGACGCATGCAAGCTGGCCCACCTGGCGATTGCCGTGTGGCACCTGCAGCCAGGCAAATTTGACGCCTTTCATCATTGGCTCATGACGACTCCCGTCAACTATCCGGCGGCATTCGCCAAAGCATCGACATTGGTCGGTCAGGACGAACTGAAAAAAGAACTCAACACCGACATCCCCGCAGCATATATTGCGAAGAACATGAAGCTCTACGAGCGTGCCCGGAAAGGAGTCATTCCCAAACTGTTATTTCCCTCATCATCCATCGTAGGAGCAGTCACGACTCCAGAAAGACTGATCGAAATCATTAAGCAACAGTTCCCAATGTGA